In Patagioenas fasciata isolate bPatFas1 chromosome 2, bPatFas1.hap1, whole genome shotgun sequence, a single window of DNA contains:
- the DAZL gene encoding deleted in azoospermia-like isoform X3, whose protein sequence is MMSANAEAQCAGVSEDNTRLSTTSQGYVLPEGKIMPNTVFVGGIDIRMNEAEIRSFFERYGTVKEVKIITDRTGVSKGYGFVSFLDNVDVQKIVESQINFHGKRLKLGPAIRKQQNLCSYVHPRPLVFNPPAPQFHSVWGNQNTETYMQPPAVMSPVTQYVQTYPYSSPALLIQQQVPVGYQPAYNYQVQPQWLAGEQRNYVMPPVYTSVSYHCTEDPEFIQTECAVPEPTQSSTNSPQKERKAHHFRKGRAVLKSV, encoded by the exons ATGATG TCTGCAAATGCAGAGGCCCAGTGTGCAGGTGTCTCCGAGGACAATACCCGTTTGTCAACAACCAGTCAAGGATATGTTTTACCAGAAGGAAAAATCATGCCAAACACAGTCTTTGTTGGTGGAATTGATATAAgg ATGAATGAAGCAGAAATTCGGAGTTTCTTTGAACGATATGGTACTGTGAAGGAGGTGAAAATAATCACTGACAGAACTGGTGTTTCAAAAGG gtatGGATTTGTATCTTTCCTGGACAATGTGGATGTTCAAAAAATAGTAGAA TCACAAATCAACTTccatggcaaaaggctgaagctGGGACCAGCAATCAGAAAGCAACAAAACTTGT GTTCTTATGTGCATCCCAGACCACTGGTCTTCAATCCTCCTGCACCACAGTTCCATAGTGTATGGGGTAATCAAAATACAGAGACATACATGCAACCTCCAGCTGTAATGAGCCCAGTAACACAGTATGTTCAG ACATATCCGTACAGTTCACCAGCTTTATTGATACAGCAACAAGTTCCTGTAGGATATCAGCCAGCCTACAACTATCAG GTTCAACCACAGTGGCTTGCTGGGGAGCAAAGAAATTATGTTATGCCTCCG GTTTATACTTCAGTAAGCTATCACTGCACTGAGGATCCAGAATTTATACAGACAGAATGTGCTGTTCCAGAGCCCACACAGTCATCTACTAACAGTCCACAAAAG GAGAGGAAGGCACATCACTTCAGAAAAGGAAGAGCAGTGCTCAAAAGTGTTTGA
- the DAZL gene encoding deleted in azoospermia-like isoform X2 translates to MMSANAEAQCAGVSEDNTRLSTTSQGYVLPEGKIMPNTVFVGGIDIRMNEAEIRSFFERYGTVKEVKIITDRTGVSKGYGFVSFLDNVDVQKIVESQINFHGKRLKLGPAIRKQQNLCSYVHPRPLVFNPPAPQFHSVWGNQNTETYMQPPAVMSPVTQYVQTYPYSSPALLIQQQVPVGYQPAYNYQVQPQWLAGEQRNYVMPPVYTSVSYHCTEDPEFIQTECAVPEPTQSSTNSPQKSVDRSIQTVVSCLFNPENRLRNTFVSQEDYFKERKAHHFRKGRAVLKSV, encoded by the exons ATGATG TCTGCAAATGCAGAGGCCCAGTGTGCAGGTGTCTCCGAGGACAATACCCGTTTGTCAACAACCAGTCAAGGATATGTTTTACCAGAAGGAAAAATCATGCCAAACACAGTCTTTGTTGGTGGAATTGATATAAgg ATGAATGAAGCAGAAATTCGGAGTTTCTTTGAACGATATGGTACTGTGAAGGAGGTGAAAATAATCACTGACAGAACTGGTGTTTCAAAAGG gtatGGATTTGTATCTTTCCTGGACAATGTGGATGTTCAAAAAATAGTAGAA TCACAAATCAACTTccatggcaaaaggctgaagctGGGACCAGCAATCAGAAAGCAACAAAACTTGT GTTCTTATGTGCATCCCAGACCACTGGTCTTCAATCCTCCTGCACCACAGTTCCATAGTGTATGGGGTAATCAAAATACAGAGACATACATGCAACCTCCAGCTGTAATGAGCCCAGTAACACAGTATGTTCAG ACATATCCGTACAGTTCACCAGCTTTATTGATACAGCAACAAGTTCCTGTAGGATATCAGCCAGCCTACAACTATCAG GTTCAACCACAGTGGCTTGCTGGGGAGCAAAGAAATTATGTTATGCCTCCG GTTTATACTTCAGTAAGCTATCACTGCACTGAGGATCCAGAATTTATACAGACAGAATGTGCTGTTCCAGAGCCCACACAGTCATCTACTAACAGTCCACAAAAG TCTGTGGACAGGAGCATACAAACAGTTGTATCCTGTCTGTTTAACCCTGAGAACCGGCTGAGGAACACCTTTGTATCACAAGAAGACTACTTCAAG GAGAGGAAGGCACATCACTTCAGAAAAGGAAGAGCAGTGCTCAAAAGTGTTTGA
- the DAZL gene encoding deleted in azoospermia-like isoform X1, translating into MMSANAEAQCAGVSEDNTRLSTTSQGYVLPEGKIMPNTVFVGGIDIRMNEAEIRSFFERYGTVKEVKIITDRTGVSKGYGFVSFLDNVDVQKIVESQINFHGKRLKLGPAIRKQQNLCSYVHPRPLVFNPPAPQFHSVWGNQNTETYMQPPAVMSPVTQYVQTYPYSSPALLIQQQVPVGYQPAYNYQVQPQWLAGEQRNYVMPPVYTSVSYHCTEDPEFIQTECAVPEPTQSSTNSPQKKSVDRSIQTVVSCLFNPENRLRNTFVSQEDYFKERKAHHFRKGRAVLKSV; encoded by the exons ATGATG TCTGCAAATGCAGAGGCCCAGTGTGCAGGTGTCTCCGAGGACAATACCCGTTTGTCAACAACCAGTCAAGGATATGTTTTACCAGAAGGAAAAATCATGCCAAACACAGTCTTTGTTGGTGGAATTGATATAAgg ATGAATGAAGCAGAAATTCGGAGTTTCTTTGAACGATATGGTACTGTGAAGGAGGTGAAAATAATCACTGACAGAACTGGTGTTTCAAAAGG gtatGGATTTGTATCTTTCCTGGACAATGTGGATGTTCAAAAAATAGTAGAA TCACAAATCAACTTccatggcaaaaggctgaagctGGGACCAGCAATCAGAAAGCAACAAAACTTGT GTTCTTATGTGCATCCCAGACCACTGGTCTTCAATCCTCCTGCACCACAGTTCCATAGTGTATGGGGTAATCAAAATACAGAGACATACATGCAACCTCCAGCTGTAATGAGCCCAGTAACACAGTATGTTCAG ACATATCCGTACAGTTCACCAGCTTTATTGATACAGCAACAAGTTCCTGTAGGATATCAGCCAGCCTACAACTATCAG GTTCAACCACAGTGGCTTGCTGGGGAGCAAAGAAATTATGTTATGCCTCCG GTTTATACTTCAGTAAGCTATCACTGCACTGAGGATCCAGAATTTATACAGACAGAATGTGCTGTTCCAGAGCCCACACAGTCATCTACTAACAGTCCACAAAAG AAGTCTGTGGACAGGAGCATACAAACAGTTGTATCCTGTCTGTTTAACCCTGAGAACCGGCTGAGGAACACCTTTGTATCACAAGAAGACTACTTCAAG GAGAGGAAGGCACATCACTTCAGAAAAGGAAGAGCAGTGCTCAAAAGTGTTTGA